One Tautonia rosea genomic window carries:
- a CDS encoding leucine-rich repeat domain-containing protein, producing MPRKSKAVQIAEQIAAVQAGGDTLNLDAFNVVTTLPEEIRGCHWLRCLMLGINPLKELPDWIGELTSLEDLSLFTCQLERLPDAIGKLTSLTCLVLTNNPFCRVPESIHNLRRLRILGLSGCDLTTLPDWIGELTELEELDLDMNQLTELPDSICRLAKLESLSLSTGSRLTALPADFGDLANLKDLDLRGNRLTTLPDSFSKLVRLRSLDLRRNQLTDVPAYFSTFTTLKELDLSDNPLPPPLAKASEKGSQAILKAIATREEPPA from the coding sequence ATGCCGAGGAAGTCGAAGGCCGTTCAGATCGCCGAGCAAATCGCCGCCGTCCAGGCGGGAGGCGACACCCTCAACCTCGACGCATTCAACGTCGTGACGACCCTCCCAGAAGAGATCCGGGGCTGTCACTGGTTGCGCTGCCTGATGCTGGGGATCAACCCGTTGAAGGAACTGCCGGACTGGATCGGCGAGCTGACGAGTCTCGAAGATTTATCGTTGTTCACCTGTCAATTGGAACGCTTGCCCGACGCGATCGGCAAGCTCACGTCCCTGACCTGCCTGGTTCTCACGAACAACCCCTTCTGTCGGGTGCCAGAATCAATCCACAACCTGCGCCGGCTCCGCATCCTGGGCCTCTCCGGGTGTGACCTCACGACGCTTCCGGACTGGATCGGCGAGCTGACGGAGCTCGAAGAACTCGACCTGGACATGAACCAGTTGACCGAGCTGCCCGACTCGATTTGCCGCCTGGCGAAGCTCGAATCGCTCTCCCTCTCGACGGGATCGCGGCTGACCGCGTTGCCGGCGGACTTCGGAGACCTGGCCAACCTGAAGGACCTCGACCTCCGGGGCAATCGCCTCACCACCCTGCCGGATTCGTTCTCGAAGCTCGTCCGGCTCCGATCGCTCGACCTGCGACGCAATCAGTTGACCGACGTCCCGGCTTATTTCTCGACATTCACCACACTGAAGGAACTGGATCTCAGCGACAACCCTCTCCCTCCTCCCCTCGCCAAAGCCTCCGAGAAGGGGAGTCAAGCCATCTTGAAGGCAATCGCCACGCGCGAGGAGCCGCCGGCCTGA
- a CDS encoding Uma2 family endonuclease, whose amino-acid sequence MSVASSSPPAGARGGRPYLITAEDYARMIECGAIPEGRRVELWEGQLVEKMTKKPPHVIAQGKLADALFRIVPEGWHVQVECPLGLGPLHVPEPDLMIVRGARDDYASGHPTPADVSLVVEVADTSVAKDLGRMQSAYAAGGVVAYWVVNLRTRTIEAHADPIGGETPEYRSIRSFGEGESIPLTLDGRFIAELPVASLLPAVAG is encoded by the coding sequence ATGAGCGTCGCATCCAGCAGCCCGCCGGCCGGGGCCAGGGGAGGCCGACCGTACCTCATCACGGCCGAGGACTACGCCCGGATGATCGAATGCGGGGCAATCCCTGAGGGGCGTCGGGTGGAACTCTGGGAGGGGCAGCTCGTCGAGAAGATGACCAAGAAGCCGCCGCACGTCATCGCACAGGGGAAACTTGCCGACGCCCTGTTTCGAATCGTGCCCGAGGGTTGGCACGTCCAGGTCGAGTGCCCGCTCGGCCTGGGGCCGCTCCACGTCCCGGAGCCGGACCTCATGATCGTCCGGGGCGCCCGGGACGATTACGCGTCCGGGCACCCGACGCCCGCCGACGTCTCCCTGGTGGTCGAGGTGGCCGATACGAGCGTGGCGAAGGACCTCGGCCGGATGCAATCGGCCTATGCCGCCGGCGGCGTCGTGGCCTACTGGGTGGTGAACCTCCGGACGCGCACCATCGAGGCCCACGCCGACCCGATCGGCGGTGAGACGCCGGAATACCGCTCGATCCGCTCCTTCGGCGAGGGAGAGTCCATCCCCCTGACCCTCGACGGTCGATTCATCGCCGAGCTGCCCGTGGCCTCGCTGCTGCCGGCCGTGGCGGGTTGA
- a CDS encoding RraA family protein: MSASNADSIALADRLAALYTPVVADVLDRLNFRNQCPRADIRPLAPAFRCAGVVRPVKTIIAPTLDPAEPYKGEMAAVDALTNGDVMVVSSCEWSFWGELLSTAARYRGCRGVLIDGFTRDTQAIIEMGFPVFCRGIHPADSLGRIDVEAHDVPIDFGGVAVAPGDLVLADHDGIVFVPSAAAEEAIAKAEEKVRGENLVRDKLAEGMTVTEAFRRYGVL; this comes from the coding sequence GTGAGTGCCTCGAACGCTGATTCGATTGCCCTGGCCGATCGCCTGGCAGCCCTGTATACGCCTGTGGTCGCTGATGTCCTCGACCGGCTCAATTTCCGCAACCAGTGCCCGAGGGCTGATATTCGCCCCCTGGCCCCCGCCTTCCGCTGCGCCGGGGTAGTCCGGCCGGTGAAGACGATCATCGCCCCGACCCTCGACCCGGCCGAACCGTACAAGGGGGAAATGGCCGCCGTCGATGCGTTGACGAACGGCGATGTGATGGTCGTCTCCTCCTGCGAGTGGAGCTTCTGGGGAGAACTCCTCTCGACTGCCGCCCGGTACCGAGGCTGCCGCGGTGTTCTCATCGACGGATTCACGCGCGACACGCAGGCGATTATCGAAATGGGATTCCCCGTCTTCTGCCGGGGCATCCATCCGGCCGACAGCCTGGGCCGGATTGATGTTGAGGCTCACGACGTGCCGATCGACTTCGGCGGTGTGGCTGTTGCTCCCGGCGACCTCGTCCTTGCCGACCACGACGGCATCGTCTTTGTTCCCTCCGCCGCCGCCGAGGAGGCCATCGCGAAGGCCGAGGAGAAGGTCCGCGGCGAGAACCTCGTCCGCGACAAGCTGGCCGAGGGGATGACCGTCACCGAGGCCTTCCGGCGCTACGGGGTCCTCTGA
- a CDS encoding glycosyltransferase family 2 protein: MPAATSSSTSGAEPNGPPIDLSILIPVKDEVENVRPLHAEITGALGQLPLRFEVIFVDDGSTDGTASQLREIQETDPDHVRIAFLRTNCGQTAALSAAMDLARGEVLVPMDGDGQNDPNDIPRLLEKLDEGFDVVSGWRRDRKDKWLTRRVPSQIANRLVARLSRVPLHDFGCTLKAYRRRVLRGVRLYGEMHRFIPVFASWQGAKVAELVVNHRPRQAGRTKYGLGRTFNVVLDLILIRFYQSYAQRPIHFFGRVGLYALALSVAAFGFMLFYKYGYPAMGFPKKDFVETPLPQVAITFFLAGVQLIVTGVVAEMVMRTYYESQGKPTYLLGEVLQEAKVSDPPGLPAEPS; encoded by the coding sequence TTGCCCGCCGCCACCTCATCCAGTACCTCGGGGGCTGAGCCGAACGGCCCTCCGATCGACCTGTCGATCCTGATTCCCGTGAAGGACGAAGTCGAGAACGTTCGGCCGCTCCACGCGGAGATTACCGGAGCGCTCGGGCAGCTTCCCTTGCGCTTCGAGGTCATCTTCGTCGATGACGGCTCGACCGACGGCACCGCGTCCCAGCTTCGGGAGATCCAGGAAACGGACCCGGATCACGTCCGGATCGCCTTCCTGCGGACCAACTGCGGGCAAACCGCCGCGCTCTCGGCCGCGATGGACCTGGCCCGGGGCGAGGTCCTCGTGCCGATGGACGGCGACGGCCAGAACGACCCGAACGACATCCCGAGACTCCTGGAGAAGCTGGACGAGGGGTTCGACGTCGTCTCCGGCTGGCGTCGCGACCGCAAGGACAAGTGGCTGACTCGAAGGGTGCCGTCTCAGATCGCCAACCGCCTGGTCGCGCGGCTCTCGCGGGTCCCCTTGCACGACTTCGGCTGCACGCTCAAGGCCTATCGCCGGAGGGTCCTGCGGGGGGTCCGGCTCTATGGCGAGATGCACCGGTTCATCCCTGTCTTCGCCTCGTGGCAAGGGGCGAAGGTGGCTGAGCTGGTCGTCAACCATCGGCCTCGGCAGGCCGGTCGGACCAAGTACGGACTGGGTCGGACGTTCAACGTCGTGCTTGATCTGATCTTGATTCGGTTCTATCAGAGTTATGCCCAGCGGCCGATCCACTTCTTCGGCCGGGTCGGGCTGTATGCGTTGGCCCTAAGCGTCGCGGCGTTCGGGTTCATGCTGTTCTACAAGTATGGCTATCCGGCAATGGGTTTTCCGAAGAAGGACTTTGTCGAGACTCCCCTGCCCCAGGTGGCGATCACCTTCTTTCTGGCCGGGGTCCAGTTGATTGTGACAGGGGTCGTGGCCGAGATGGTGATGCGGACCTATTACGAATCGCAGGGCAAGCCGACGTATCTGCTGGGCGAGGTGCTTCAGGAAGCCAAGGTCAGTGATCCGCCGGGGTTGCCTGCGGAGCCCTCGTGA
- a CDS encoding DUF1501 domain-containing protein has protein sequence MRHEPMGCREFFETRTSRRQILQIGALGWLGLGLSDVLRAEGSGLALPVKAKSVIFLHQFGGASHHDTFDMKPDAPAEIRGEFNPIASNLPGVQVCELLPKMATVMDKVCLVRSVNHRTGAHNSATYYSLTGHKPLIDIVTANATATDFPAYGSIVDKLAPSPPTIPTAVSLPTMIADGPFRTPGEFAGFLGKQHDPLFILKDPNKPEFSVEELSLPLEVPTDRAGDRRAMLSELTQFARLGDQLAAVKGMNAYQQRAFDLLTSPETQRAFDIHSEPDSVRERYGRTTYGQSVLMARRLVEAGVRFVTVYYSPNIGGWDTHKDNFNTLRNSRLPITDQTLPTLLEDLDERGLLDDTMVVWTGEFGRTPRINKDAGRDHWPQCYTILMAGGGLKRGYVHGASDASGAYPKSDPCTPDDISATMFHCLGIDPSTELRDQLNRPIPVSYGSPIAPILA, from the coding sequence ATGCGCCACGAGCCGATGGGATGCCGGGAGTTCTTCGAAACACGCACGTCGCGCCGCCAGATCCTTCAGATTGGGGCTCTGGGATGGCTTGGTTTGGGCCTCTCCGACGTGCTCAGGGCCGAGGGTTCGGGCCTCGCTTTGCCGGTGAAGGCGAAGTCGGTCATCTTCCTGCACCAGTTCGGCGGCGCGAGCCATCACGACACCTTCGATATGAAGCCCGACGCCCCGGCCGAGATCCGAGGCGAGTTCAACCCGATCGCCTCGAACCTCCCCGGCGTTCAGGTGTGCGAATTGCTCCCGAAGATGGCGACCGTGATGGACAAGGTCTGCCTCGTCCGATCCGTCAATCACCGGACCGGGGCGCACAATTCGGCCACCTACTATTCCTTGACCGGCCACAAGCCGCTCATTGATATTGTGACGGCCAACGCCACCGCGACCGACTTCCCTGCCTACGGGTCGATCGTCGATAAGCTCGCTCCCAGCCCGCCGACAATCCCCACCGCCGTCTCCCTTCCCACAATGATCGCCGACGGCCCCTTCCGCACCCCGGGCGAGTTCGCCGGCTTTCTTGGCAAGCAGCACGACCCGCTGTTCATTCTGAAAGATCCGAACAAGCCGGAGTTCTCGGTCGAGGAACTGAGCCTGCCGCTCGAAGTCCCCACCGACCGCGCCGGCGACCGTCGGGCGATGCTCTCGGAGCTGACCCAGTTCGCCCGGCTCGGCGACCAGCTCGCCGCCGTGAAGGGGATGAACGCCTACCAGCAGCGTGCCTTCGACCTGCTCACCTCTCCCGAAACCCAGCGGGCGTTCGATATTCACTCCGAGCCGGATTCTGTCCGGGAACGCTACGGCCGCACCACCTACGGCCAGAGCGTGTTGATGGCCCGCCGCCTGGTCGAGGCCGGCGTGCGATTCGTCACTGTCTACTACTCCCCCAACATCGGCGGTTGGGACACGCACAAGGACAACTTCAACACGCTCCGCAATTCGCGCCTGCCGATCACCGATCAGACCCTGCCCACCCTGCTCGAAGACCTCGACGAGCGTGGCCTACTCGATGACACGATGGTCGTCTGGACCGGCGAGTTCGGCCGGACCCCCCGCATCAACAAGGACGCCGGCCGCGACCACTGGCCGCAGTGCTACACGATCCTCATGGCCGGCGGCGGGCTGAAGCGCGGCTATGTCCACGGCGCGTCGGATGCCTCGGGGGCCTATCCCAAGTCCGACCCCTGCACGCCCGACGACATCTCCGCCACCATGTTCCACTGCCTCGGCATTGACCCCTCGACTGAGCTGCGCGACCAGCTCAATCGGCCGATCCCTGTGTCTTACGGATCGCCGATTGCCCCGATCCTCGCCTGA
- a CDS encoding lysylphosphatidylglycerol synthase transmembrane domain-containing protein codes for MTPPKRTVRLIIGYLVRLAVGLGLLGLAIWTNRDQIAEVLDQKINYGLFAIGFVLYFSGAVLAFLRWYVLVRALGLPFRVRDALRLGFIGLLFNMVIPGAVGGDFVKAAYLMREQSRKTQAAASVAIDRMIGLLGMFLLAMIVGAFAWNGVEAPVRRLIGAAVFMSAAVIGVMAVAFAPPLYRPLAERFAHRRKFAAALHELAVMGSSYRRRMDVVVGTVVMSSLTHVLNIFAFIFIGRALFPEVPGLAQHFLIVPLVLFSTAIPLPFGALGVSEQISGVLFKLANYDGGAVTMMAFRVAQFLGALIALFVYLANAGQVRELTQSQRSDENEPATAGEPAAAIPPGSGPVTRAPQATPADH; via the coding sequence ATGACGCCTCCCAAGCGCACCGTCCGTCTGATCATCGGCTACCTGGTCCGCCTCGCGGTCGGGTTGGGACTGCTCGGCCTGGCCATCTGGACCAATCGTGATCAGATCGCCGAAGTCCTGGATCAAAAGATCAACTACGGGCTGTTTGCCATCGGCTTCGTGCTCTATTTTAGCGGGGCCGTGCTGGCATTCCTGCGCTGGTATGTCCTTGTTCGTGCCCTCGGCTTGCCGTTCCGGGTACGCGACGCGTTGCGGCTGGGATTCATCGGGCTTCTGTTCAACATGGTCATTCCGGGAGCCGTTGGCGGAGACTTCGTCAAGGCGGCCTACCTGATGCGCGAGCAGTCGCGCAAGACGCAAGCGGCGGCCTCGGTGGCGATCGACCGCATGATTGGCCTGCTCGGGATGTTCCTGCTGGCGATGATCGTCGGGGCCTTCGCCTGGAACGGGGTCGAGGCCCCCGTGCGTCGTCTAATCGGGGCTGCGGTGTTCATGTCGGCCGCGGTCATCGGCGTGATGGCGGTGGCCTTTGCCCCCCCCTTGTATCGCCCCCTGGCCGAGCGCTTTGCCCACCGCCGGAAATTTGCGGCCGCGCTGCACGAACTGGCCGTCATGGGCTCATCCTACCGACGCCGGATGGACGTGGTGGTCGGAACGGTAGTGATGTCCTCTTTAACCCATGTTTTGAACATTTTTGCATTCATTTTCATCGGCCGGGCCCTCTTCCCCGAGGTGCCGGGGCTGGCGCAGCACTTCCTGATTGTTCCCCTGGTTTTGTTCAGCACGGCCATTCCGTTGCCGTTCGGCGCGCTGGGCGTCTCGGAACAGATCAGCGGAGTCTTGTTCAAGCTGGCCAACTACGACGGTGGTGCGGTCACGATGATGGCCTTCCGCGTCGCCCAGTTCCTTGGAGCCCTCATCGCTCTGTTTGTTTACCTGGCCAACGCGGGTCAAGTTCGGGAGCTGACCCAGTCTCAGAGGAGCGACGAGAACGAACCGGCGACGGCCGGCGAACCAGCCGCCGCGATCCCTCCCGGCTCGGGGCCCGTCACGAGGGCTCCGCAGGCAACCCCGGCGGATCACTGA
- a CDS encoding M81 family metallopeptidase codes for MRIAIAGLMHESNTFSPDRTGLDQFREGSLADGPALIPVWREAHHEVGGFLEGAERFGFEAVPTTMAWATPGGPVDDAVLDEVTSRIADALARLPVDGLLVALHGAMVTPHHLDADGEVLRRLRAALGPDRPLVCSLDFHANVSPLMAEHADALVGYQTYPHVDQRERGLLAADLIARTVRGEIRPVTALAQPPMIVNLLGQDTSAEPMRSLMNEARSLEQRPGLLSISLMGGFPYADVPEMGSSVIAVADGDRSLAQAAADDLAARLWSIRHDLDARRPDAAEAVRQAIASDRSPVVLVDLGDNIGGGTPGDGTVILSELIRQQARGAVVVIHDPDAVAEAARLGPGATFECPVGGRSHPDYGGPVPVRGVVRSLHDGTWIEDAPRHGGRRHNDQGPTAVIDLPGPITLVLNTLRTPPFSLGQLTSLGLDPSSSSLLVAKAAVAYKAAYAPIAGRIIEVDTPGLTAIDPGRFAYRNIRRPLFPIDP; via the coding sequence ATGCGCATCGCCATCGCCGGCCTGATGCACGAGTCGAACACCTTCAGCCCCGACCGGACCGGCCTCGATCAGTTCCGCGAGGGGAGCCTCGCCGACGGCCCCGCCCTGATCCCCGTCTGGCGAGAGGCCCACCACGAGGTCGGCGGCTTCCTCGAAGGGGCCGAGCGCTTCGGGTTCGAGGCCGTGCCCACCACGATGGCCTGGGCCACCCCCGGCGGACCGGTCGATGACGCGGTGCTCGACGAGGTGACCTCCCGGATCGCCGACGCCCTCGCCCGCCTCCCCGTCGATGGGCTGCTGGTGGCGCTCCACGGCGCGATGGTCACGCCCCACCACCTCGACGCCGACGGCGAGGTCCTCCGCCGCCTCCGCGCCGCCCTCGGCCCCGACCGCCCCCTCGTCTGCTCGCTCGACTTCCACGCCAACGTCTCCCCGCTCATGGCGGAACACGCCGATGCTCTGGTCGGTTATCAGACCTATCCCCACGTCGATCAGCGCGAGCGCGGACTCCTCGCCGCCGACCTCATCGCCCGAACCGTTCGCGGCGAAATCCGGCCCGTCACCGCCCTCGCCCAGCCGCCGATGATCGTCAACCTGCTCGGCCAGGACACCAGCGCCGAGCCGATGCGCTCTCTGATGAACGAGGCCCGATCCCTCGAACAACGCCCCGGCCTCCTCTCGATCAGCCTAATGGGTGGCTTCCCCTACGCCGACGTGCCCGAGATGGGTTCCTCGGTCATCGCCGTGGCCGACGGCGACCGATCGCTTGCGCAAGCCGCCGCCGATGACCTGGCCGCTCGCCTCTGGTCGATCCGCCACGACCTCGACGCCCGCCGCCCCGACGCCGCCGAGGCCGTCCGCCAGGCGATCGCCTCCGACCGCTCCCCCGTCGTCCTCGTCGACCTCGGCGACAACATCGGCGGCGGCACCCCCGGCGACGGCACCGTGATCCTCTCCGAACTGATTCGCCAGCAGGCCCGCGGCGCCGTCGTCGTGATCCACGACCCCGACGCCGTCGCCGAGGCCGCCCGACTCGGCCCCGGCGCGACCTTCGAGTGCCCCGTCGGCGGCCGGAGCCACCCCGATTACGGCGGCCCCGTCCCGGTTCGCGGCGTCGTCCGATCGCTGCACGACGGCACCTGGATCGAGGACGCCCCCCGCCACGGCGGCCGCCGCCACAACGACCAGGGGCCCACCGCCGTCATCGACCTCCCCGGCCCCATCACCCTCGTCCTCAACACCCTCCGCACCCCCCCCTTCAGCCTCGGCCAGCTCACCAGCCTCGGCCTCGACCCCTCCTCCTCCTCCCTCCTCGTCGCCAAGGCCGCCGTCGCCTACAAGGCCGCCTACGCCCCCATCGCCGGCCGCATCATCGAGGTCGATACCCCCGGCCTCACCGCCATCGACCCGGGGCGATTTGCGTATCGGAACATTCGAAGGCCGTTGTTCCCGATCGATCCGTGA
- a CDS encoding c-type cytochrome domain-containing protein, with protein MMRYHNSLTCNLVLPLVAALAAPGLAADDPEGNAFFQAKIRPVLIEHCYACHSSQANPPKAGFRVDTRSGLRRGGNSGSAIEPGRPDDSLLIRVLEHTSEIAMMPPDRRLPDAVLDDFRAWIERGAPDPRPDDPPR; from the coding sequence ATGATGCGATACCACAACTCGTTGACCTGCAACCTCGTCTTGCCCCTCGTCGCTGCGCTCGCCGCTCCGGGCCTTGCTGCTGACGATCCCGAGGGGAACGCGTTTTTCCAGGCCAAGATTCGGCCCGTACTCATCGAGCACTGTTATGCCTGCCACTCCTCACAGGCGAATCCGCCAAAGGCCGGCTTCCGCGTCGATACCCGATCGGGCCTTCGCCGAGGGGGAAACTCCGGCTCGGCCATCGAGCCGGGACGACCGGACGACAGCCTCCTCATCCGGGTGCTTGAACATACGAGCGAAATCGCCATGATGCCCCCCGACCGCCGATTGCCCGACGCGGTGCTCGACGACTTCCGCGCCTGGATCGAGCGTGGGGCACCCGATCCCAGGCCGGATGACCCACCCCGCTGA
- a CDS encoding sugar phosphate isomerase/epimerase family protein: MKLGFNTAIVPDLSLEQVLDLAHEQGFSCIEACCWPPGKAERRYAGVTHIDVESLDADDIQRIHVLCSSKGVSLSSLGYYPNVLQPDREQAEREIAHLRRVIEASAALGVNVVTTFVGRDPGLSVDENWPRFLDVWRPLIALAEENGVKVGIENCPMIFTRDEWPGGKNLATTPSIWRRMFEDIPSPNFGLNYDPSHFIWQMVDYIAPIYEFKDRLHHVHAKDARIDREKLDEHGIMGYPNLWHTPKIPGLGDVNWGRYFGALSDVGYTGPVAIEIEDRAFEGSLEKRKESLIIARRHLIQYLGG; encoded by the coding sequence ATGAAGCTTGGCTTCAATACGGCCATCGTGCCCGACCTGTCGCTCGAACAGGTGCTCGACCTCGCCCACGAACAGGGGTTCTCGTGCATCGAAGCTTGCTGCTGGCCTCCCGGCAAGGCCGAGCGCCGCTATGCGGGGGTCACGCACATTGACGTGGAAAGCCTCGATGCCGACGACATCCAGCGCATCCACGTCCTCTGTTCCTCGAAGGGGGTTTCGCTCTCGTCGCTCGGATATTATCCGAACGTCCTGCAACCCGACCGCGAGCAGGCCGAGCGAGAGATCGCCCACCTGAGACGGGTGATCGAGGCGTCAGCCGCCCTCGGGGTCAACGTGGTCACAACCTTCGTGGGCCGCGATCCCGGATTGTCGGTCGATGAGAACTGGCCCCGGTTCCTCGACGTCTGGCGGCCCTTGATCGCCCTGGCCGAGGAGAACGGGGTGAAGGTCGGCATCGAGAACTGCCCGATGATCTTCACCCGAGACGAGTGGCCGGGGGGCAAGAACCTGGCCACCACCCCGAGCATCTGGCGACGGATGTTCGAGGACATTCCCAGCCCGAACTTCGGCCTGAATTACGACCCGTCGCACTTCATCTGGCAGATGGTCGACTACATCGCCCCGATCTATGAGTTCAAGGACCGACTGCACCACGTCCACGCCAAGGACGCTCGGATCGACCGCGAGAAGCTCGATGAGCACGGGATCATGGGCTATCCGAACCTCTGGCATACGCCCAAGATCCCCGGCCTGGGAGACGTGAACTGGGGCCGATACTTCGGTGCCCTCTCCGACGTCGGCTACACAGGTCCGGTCGCCATCGAGATTGAGGACCGCGCCTTCGAAGGCTCGCTCGAAAAGCGTAAGGAGTCGTTGATCATTGCCCGCCGCCACCTCATCCAGTACCTCGGGGGCTGA
- a CDS encoding ABC transporter ATP-binding protein, protein MIHVKDLRVDYDTVCAVHDLSLEVGPGEVCGLIGPNGAGKTTTMRAILGLIEPTYGEINLAGVDMRERPRDACRVVAFMPDFPPMYDDLKVWEFLDLFASSYGIPRHDRNAMIDRSLDLVSLPEKKNEMVATLSRGMRQRVMLAKTLISDPKVLLLDEPASGVDPRGRIDLKNVLKRLSSEGKTVLISSHILAEMTEFCTSVAIMERGRMVVSGTVDEVRNRVMGGGMLVIEVIGGHADDLRRIADADPAASGVEQTGANVFEVPYQGDAEQAAGLLAALVGGGVRVASFSRRKEGLEELFLKVGAKELS, encoded by the coding sequence ATGATTCACGTCAAGGACCTTCGGGTCGATTACGACACGGTCTGTGCGGTGCACGACCTGTCCTTGGAAGTCGGACCGGGAGAGGTCTGCGGCCTGATCGGCCCCAACGGCGCGGGCAAGACCACGACCATGCGGGCGATCCTCGGCCTGATCGAGCCGACCTACGGCGAGATCAACCTGGCCGGGGTCGACATGCGCGAGCGACCGCGAGACGCATGCCGCGTGGTCGCCTTCATGCCCGACTTTCCCCCCATGTACGACGACCTGAAGGTCTGGGAATTCCTCGACCTGTTCGCCTCCAGCTATGGCATTCCCCGGCACGACCGGAACGCGATGATCGACCGGTCGCTCGATCTGGTCAGCCTGCCCGAAAAGAAGAACGAGATGGTCGCGACCCTCTCCCGAGGCATGCGGCAGCGGGTGATGCTGGCGAAGACCTTGATCTCCGACCCGAAGGTCTTGCTGCTCGACGAGCCGGCCAGCGGGGTCGACCCTCGCGGGCGGATCGATCTCAAGAATGTGTTGAAGCGCCTGTCGAGCGAGGGGAAGACGGTCCTGATCTCCTCGCACATTCTGGCCGAGATGACCGAGTTCTGCACGTCGGTCGCCATCATGGAACGCGGCCGGATGGTCGTGAGCGGCACGGTCGACGAGGTGCGCAACCGGGTCATGGGCGGCGGCATGCTGGTGATTGAGGTGATCGGAGGCCATGCCGACGACCTCCGCCGGATTGCAGATGCTGACCCGGCCGCCTCGGGGGTCGAGCAGACTGGGGCGAACGTTTTTGAGGTACCGTACCAGGGAGACGCCGAGCAGGCGGCCGGATTGCTGGCCGCCCTGGTCGGGGGAGGGGTGCGGGTCGCGTCGTTCAGCCGTCGCAAGGAAGGGCTGGAAGAACTGTTCCTGAAGGTCGGCGCCAAGGAGCTTTCGTAA
- a CDS encoding alpha/beta fold hydrolase, which yields MPRMVLNETKLHYEDEGGGAPVLFVPGLGGTHRMFDPQAEAFRRTHRVIRPDLRGNGGSGRLDGPIGTVIDRQCDDLAALMDTIGEQAVVMVGVSYGGAVALQFAQRHPERLAGLVVVDAFGELRASRPMEGLLLLGSYLTLGMYYLPRPVLKGMAGLFFRRWPTAHAAIPDLVDGFRPTEAVLQSIAMCRIDAVRRADRIACPTLGIVGGWSKTAITLMERAIRPIPGARLEVIPDAIDPSNLCQPEAFNRLLGAFLAELRMPGTRG from the coding sequence ATGCCCCGCATGGTGCTCAACGAGACGAAACTGCATTACGAGGACGAAGGGGGGGGAGCGCCCGTGCTGTTCGTCCCCGGCCTGGGGGGGACGCACCGGATGTTCGATCCGCAGGCGGAGGCGTTTCGAAGGACGCACCGGGTGATCCGGCCCGACCTGCGCGGCAATGGCGGGTCGGGGAGGCTCGACGGGCCGATCGGGACGGTGATCGACCGCCAGTGCGACGACCTGGCGGCGTTGATGGATACGATCGGCGAGCAAGCGGTGGTGATGGTCGGCGTCTCGTACGGCGGCGCTGTCGCCTTGCAGTTCGCCCAGAGGCACCCGGAGCGGCTCGCGGGCCTGGTCGTAGTCGATGCGTTCGGCGAGTTGCGGGCGAGTCGCCCGATGGAGGGGCTGCTCTTGCTCGGCTCGTACCTGACGCTGGGGATGTATTATCTGCCCCGGCCGGTGTTGAAGGGGATGGCCGGGCTGTTCTTCCGGCGCTGGCCGACGGCGCACGCGGCGATCCCCGACCTGGTCGATGGCTTCCGGCCGACCGAGGCGGTCTTGCAGAGCATCGCCATGTGTCGAATCGACGCGGTTCGCCGGGCCGATCGAATCGCCTGCCCGACGCTCGGGATCGTCGGCGGGTGGAGCAAGACGGCCATCACGCTCATGGAACGAGCGATCAGACCGATTCCCGGGGCACGGCTCGAAGTCATTCCTGATGCGATCGACCCGAGCAACCTCTGTCAGCCGGAAGCGTTCAACCGTTTGCTCGGCGCATTCCTGGCGGAGTTGAGGATGCCGGGGACCAGGGGATGA